TGGCTACGAGGCAAATCGCGCCCTTGCCTGCGGGGTTGACGCGAGCAAGATCCGAATAACCGCTCAGGAGCTGCCCATCGACTTGGATGCGTTGGTTGGGAAAGGGTGTTTGTTTACGGCGTGTTCGCTCTTTCAGCTAAAGACGTTTGGCGAGCGCTTTCCAGGGAGTCGTGTTGCTATTCGGGTGAATCCGGGGATTGATGCCGGGGGGAATCATAAGGTGGACACGGCCGGGCCGCTTTGTGGCTTTGGCATTTGGCACGAGGATCTTCCTGAGGTGATGAGGATTGCTAAAGAGCACAATCTTATCATTGACTGCGTCCACACCCATATCGGTTCGGGTACAAAGCCGTATTTGTGGAGTGCGGCTGCGAAGCAGACGCTAAGCATCGTCGAAGCCTTGCCGTCAGTGTCGCGGATGAATCTAGGCGGCGGGTTCAAGGTAGCGCGCATGCCCGCTGAGGAGACGGTAGATATTGGTGGTTGCGGCGAGGAAGTTGCCAAGAGTGTTGAAGAGTTTTTTGCTCGGACGAAGCGCAGGATTCGTGTCGAGCTCGAGCCGGGAACGTTCCTTGTCGCGCAGGCAGGAGTCTTGCTTTCGAGAATAGTGGATAAGACACGGACGAACACGCACACCTTCCTCAAGCTTGATTGCGGCTTAACAGAGATTGCGCGGCCGACGATGTACGGGGCGCAGCATTATCTTAGCGCAGTGCTTCCTGCGGGCGGGGAGGGAGATAAGAACGCCTCGGGGAAGGATGGGCTTGGCTCAGCGACCGGCTCAGCGACTGAGCCCGTGGTTGTTATTGGCCATTGTTGCGAGAGTTCAGATCTTTTGACAAGCGATCCGGCCAACCCTGCGTATCCTTCCGAGCGTGAGTTGCCAAAACGTGAACCCGGCGACTTTGTCCTCGTGCACGGCGCAGGAGCGTATTGCTCGGCAATGGCGTTTGAGGGGTATAATTCGTTTCCTCCTGCTGCTGAGGTCGTCCTTCGGGATGGGAAGTTTTTCTTAATATCTGAGCGCGGAAGTGTTGCAGGGCTCATGTCCCGAGAACGCTGAGAGGGAGCGTGATTGGGGAAGGGCGGCACCGGGAGGATTTTTCTTTTCTTTTTTCTTGCTTAGTCGTCCTGTATGATGGCGTCGCAGATTTGGACGATTTCTGCACGCAGTTCTTGAGAGATGCTCTCCTTTGCTGAGAGAAAGACGCATCCTGCTTGCGAGAGGCGAGTCTTGGTCGCGACGGTATGGGCGAATCTTGCGACGTAGCTTGGTGGGTTGTACATGGCAAGGGTGGGGAGGGAGTCAAGGATGAAGTATCGTTCCCCTTGGGTTTTTTCAAGCCAGGCACTGATGGCCGCGCTCATTTCCGCTAAGGATGACGCGTTCTTTATGAAAATGGTGTTGCTGTCGCTTTCTTGGGTGTTCTGGCCGGTGCAGTCAATAATGGTTACGTTCGTTCGTTGTCCCGAGCGGATGGTCTTTGCAGGCGTGGAGATGGAGAGGATGCATAGTGAACACGTAAGGCTTTGTATGGTGTCTTCAAGAATGCTTCTTGCTCGTTCTGGCTTGGTTTCGATGAACGTGACGTTTTTGAAGTGAGGGACTTGCATCATGGGTTCGGGGTGACTATGTCGTCTGCGAGGAGGGCGATGTTTTTTACGAATTCTTTTGAGGCGAAATCCGAGGCGATTCCGAGAAGGAGGAGTATTTTTTGCTTCTGCTTTGCAAGGCGGATGAGGACTTCGCTGAGCCTAAGAAGCTCTGAGAGTGGCTTATAGAGGAGAATGGTTGAGAGCGAGTCGATGAAAACGACCAGTTCTTTATGTTTGAGGCTTGCTTTGTAAATAGTGGTGATGATGTTGTCGAGGTCTATGTTTTCAGGCGGGGCGGTTGCTAGTTCGCTTGCAAGGTCGATGATTTCAATATTGTCGATGTTGTTTCGTGTGAAGTGCTCTTTGAGGTTTGCCTCTGGTCTTTGGAAACTGATGTAGAGCGGGTGTCTGTTCTTGGTAATGTGTGTCTGGAGGTAGGGGATGCCTCGCTCTAGGTAACGTTCTGGGGGGAGCTGTACGAGGAGAACTCTTTTTTTCATGTTTCGCTTTGGCTTTC
The genomic region above belongs to Candidatus Woesearchaeota archaeon and contains:
- a CDS encoding diaminopimelate decarboxylase; protein product: MFRTLFLTFEEARSIAEAYGTPTFVYDEALLKERAAEFLSIRLPFGFTPRYAMKANPHKYILSLFDALGLHIDASSGYEANRALACGVDASKIRITAQELPIDLDALVGKGCLFTACSLFQLKTFGERFPGSRVAIRVNPGIDAGGNHKVDTAGPLCGFGIWHEDLPEVMRIAKEHNLIIDCVHTHIGSGTKPYLWSAAAKQTLSIVEALPSVSRMNLGGGFKVARMPAEETVDIGGCGEEVAKSVEEFFARTKRRIRVELEPGTFLVAQAGVLLSRIVDKTRTNTHTFLKLDCGLTEIARPTMYGAQHYLSAVLPAGGEGDKNASGKDGLGSATGSATEPVVVIGHCCESSDLLTSDPANPAYPSERELPKREPGDFVLVHGAGAYCSAMAFEGYNSFPPAAEVVLRDGKFFLISERGSVAGLMSRER